In Armatimonadota bacterium, the following proteins share a genomic window:
- the ccsA gene encoding cytochrome c biogenesis protein CcsA yields MGRIILLLGMSAGIIASFKAPPASGFSEPDLARIVFFHLPEAIACSLFLFAGAYFSIRYLMDRDLNWDIRAAVCQHMTMVLGVLTLITGILFSRMQWGAWWGWDPRQTSFLLVMLIIGAYFALRSGFTDERKRATVAAAYELASLMPILFLLFVYPRLPSTVSLHPETKLTTTFDPTYKVVYWSIFLMVMGVSIWIYRLSVRASLIEAKIEELHGQLDDRDGSAVTGVVRPVSVPADGG; encoded by the coding sequence TTGGGACGAATCATCCTGCTTCTCGGCATGAGCGCCGGGATCATCGCCTCGTTCAAGGCGCCGCCAGCCAGCGGGTTCAGCGAGCCCGACCTCGCTCGCATCGTCTTCTTCCATCTGCCCGAGGCGATCGCCTGCTCCCTGTTCCTGTTCGCCGGGGCCTATTTTTCGATCCGCTATTTGATGGATCGGGACCTTAACTGGGACATTCGGGCGGCGGTCTGCCAGCACATGACGATGGTTCTCGGCGTGCTGACCCTTATCACGGGAATCCTCTTTTCCAGGATGCAGTGGGGCGCCTGGTGGGGTTGGGACCCGCGCCAGACCTCCTTCTTGTTGGTCATGCTGATCATCGGGGCCTATTTCGCGCTCAGATCCGGGTTCACCGACGAGCGCAAACGAGCAACCGTCGCCGCTGCCTACGAGCTGGCGTCACTGATGCCCATTCTCTTTCTGCTTTTCGTCTATCCCAGGCTGCCGTCCACGGTCAGCCTGCACCCCGAGACCAAGCTCACCACCACGTTCGACCCCACGTACAAGGTCGTGTACTGGTCCATCTTCCTGATGGTGATGGGCGTCTCGATCTGGATTTATCGCCTTTCGGTTCGGGCCTCGCTGATCGAGGCCAAAATAGAGGAGCTTCATGGACAACTGGATGATCGCGACGGTTCCGCCGTTACTGGTGTGGTTCGGCCTGTTTCTGTACCTGCAGATGGTGGATAG